A single Muntiacus reevesi chromosome 9, mMunRee1.1, whole genome shotgun sequence DNA region contains:
- the LOC136175211 gene encoding olfactory receptor 8H1-like encodes MGRRNITPVSDFILMGLTDSEEIQLVLCTLFLLIYLITVLGNVGMILIICLDSQLHTPMYFFLSHLSFLDLSYSSVITPKTLDNLLTFIKNISYTNCFTQMYCFVFLRATECFLLSSMAYDRCVAIRNPLHYSVVMSARRCCSLVFGSYLFGFTDSIVNALCMNKLHFCDSNVIYHFFCDVPPVLALSCIDTRDIEITISIFAGSTLVVSLITISVSYVSILSTILKITSTSEKQKAFSTCASHLLGVTIFYSTMVFTYLKPRKSYSLGKDQVASVFYTIVIPMLNPLIYSLRNKEVKNAVSRVIQKRKASKQLK; translated from the coding sequence ATGGGCAGAAGGAATATCACTCCTGTGTCTGACTTCATCCTCATGGGACTGACAGACTCGGAAGAGATCCAGCTGGTCCTCTGCACCCTCTTCCTCCTGATATACCTGATCACTGTGCTGGGCAATGTGGGGATGATCCTGATAATCTGCCTGGACTCTCAgcttcacacacccatgtactttttcctcagtcACTTGTCATTTCTTGACCTCAGTTACTCAAGTGTCATCACCCCTAAAACCTTAGACAACTTATTGACttttatcaaaaatatttcatacaCGAACTGCTTCACCCAGATGTATTGCTTTGTCTTCTTGCGCGCCACTGAGTGTTTCCTTCTCTCCTCGATGGCCTATGATCGCTGTGTAGCCATCCGCAACCCTCTGCATTACTCCGTCGTTATGTCCGCCAGGAGATGCTGCTCTCTTGTCTTTGGATCTTATTTGTTTGGCTTTACAGACTCCATTGTCAATGCGCTTTGCATGAACAAACTGCATTTCTGTGACTCCAATGTAATCTatcactttttctgtgatgtACCCCCAGTTTTAGCCCTGTCCTGCATAGACACACGTGATATTGAAATCACAATATCTATTTTTGCTGGCTCCACCCTCGTGGTGTCTCTTATCACAATATCTGTGTCCTATGTGTCCATCCTGTCCACAATCCTGAAAATTACCTCCActtcagagaagcagaaagctTTCTCTACCTGTGCCTCCCATCTCCTGGGGGTCACCATCTTCTACAGCACTATGGTTTTCACTTACTTAAAACCAAGAAAGTCCTACTCCTTGGGAAAGGATCAAGTGGCTTCTGTTTTTTATACTATTGTCATCCCCATGCTGAATCCCCTCATTTACAGTCTTagaaacaaagaagtaaaaaatgctGTCAGTAGGGTCATTCAGAAAAGAAAGGCTTCCAAGCAATTAAAATAA
- the LOC136175212 gene encoding olfactory receptor 8H3-like has product MGRRNITHVSDFILMGLTDSEEIQLVLFTLFLLMYLFTVLGNAGMLLVICLDLQLHTPMYFFLSHLSFLDLSFSTAVTPKTLDNFLTSNKHISYLNCFIQMNCFVFVGVTECVLLSSMAYDRYAAICNPLHYPVVMSTRRCCSLVFGSFLIGFMDTFVNVLCLSRLHFCDSNVIYHFFCDAPPVLALSCTDTRDIEITISIFAGSTLVVSLITIAVSYVSILSTILKITSTSGKQKAFSTCTSHLLSVTIFYGTTIFTYVKPSKSYSLGQDQVVSVFYSIVTPMLNPLIYSLRNKEVKNALRRVLQKRKSSKKLK; this is encoded by the coding sequence ATGGGCAGAAGGAATATCACTCACGTGTCTGACTTCATCCTCATGGGACTGACAGACTCTGAAGAGATCCAGCTGGTTCTCTTCACcctatttctcttgatgtacCTGTTTACTGTGCTGGGCAATGCAGGAATGCTGTTGGTAATCTGCCTGGATCTCCAGcttcacacacccatgtattttttcctcagtcaccTGTCATTTCTTGACCTCAGTTTCTCAACTGCCGTCACCCCTAAAACTTTAGACAACTTCCTGACTTCCAACAAGCATATTTCATACCTGAACTGCTTCATCCAGATGAATTGTTTTGTCTTTGTGGGTGTCACTGAATGTGTTCTTCTCTCCTCGATGGCCTATGATCGCTATGCAGCCATCTGCAACCCTCTGCATTACCCCGTCGTCATGTCCACCAGACGCTGCTGCTCTCTTGTCTTTGGATCCTTCTTGATTGGCTTCATGGACACCTTTGTCAATGTGCTTTGCTTGAGCAGATTGCATTTCTGTGACTCCAATGTAATCTatcacttcttctgtgatgcACCCCCAGTTTTAGCCCTGTCCTGCACAGACACACGTGATATTGAAATCACAATATCCATTTTTGCTGGCTCCACCCTCGTGGTGTCTCTTATCACAATAGCTGTGTCCTATGTGTCCATCCTGTCCACTATCCTGAAAATTACTTCCACTTCAGGGAAGCAAAAAGCCTTCTCTACCTGCACCTCCCATCTCCTGTCAGTCACCATCTTTTATGGCACTACGATTTTTACTTACGTAAAACCAAGtaagtcctactctttgggacagGATCAAgtagtttctgttttttatagtATTGTCACCCCCATGCTGAATCCACTTATATACAGTCTtcgaaataaagaagtaaaaaatgctCTCAGAAGAGTCTTACAGAAGAGAAAGAgctccaaaaaattaaagtaa